One window of the Desulfovibrio sp. JC010 genome contains the following:
- the cysQ gene encoding 3'(2'),5'-bisphosphate nucleotidase CysQ, with product MKKMITNLSNIAREAGAAIMEVRSKGFDVLNKDDKSPVTAADIASNKVIAKHLAELYPEIPVLSEEGTKIPYEERKLWKDFFLVDPLDGTKEFIKDNGEFCVCIALMRENRPVLGVVYAPTQDTLYTGSIETGAQVSRKGEKPVSISTTPPAEGEGLNIVGSRSHPAPALAEYLETLNVKEMTPAGSAIKFCLVAEGKAHQYPRFNPTMEWDTAAGQAIVEAAGGSMLGLDGKEFPYNKENLRNAGFIVKA from the coding sequence ATGAAGAAAATGATTACAAATCTCTCAAATATCGCCCGCGAAGCCGGGGCTGCCATTATGGAAGTGCGCAGTAAGGGATTCGACGTCCTGAACAAGGATGACAAATCCCCGGTTACAGCAGCAGACATTGCGTCCAATAAGGTTATAGCAAAACATCTGGCAGAACTATACCCGGAAATCCCGGTCCTGTCGGAAGAAGGAACCAAGATTCCTTATGAAGAACGCAAACTATGGAAGGATTTCTTCCTCGTGGACCCGCTGGACGGCACCAAGGAATTCATCAAAGACAACGGTGAATTCTGCGTGTGTATCGCACTCATGCGTGAAAACCGCCCGGTGCTGGGAGTGGTTTATGCCCCTACACAGGATACGCTTTATACCGGAAGCATTGAAACCGGGGCACAGGTCAGCCGAAAGGGAGAAAAACCCGTCTCAATTTCCACCACCCCGCCAGCTGAGGGAGAAGGACTTAATATTGTCGGCAGCAGATCGCACCCCGCTCCCGCACTGGCCGAATATCTGGAGACCCTGAATGTAAAAGAAATGACTCCGGCAGGAAGTGCCATCAAATTCTGCCTTGTGGCTGAAGGAAAAGCACACCAATATCCCCGCTTCAACCCTACCATGGAATGGGACACTGCTGCAGGGCAGGCCATAGTAGAAGCAGCCGGGGGAAGCATGCTGGGGCTGGATGGAAAAGAATTTCCCTACAACAAAGAAAACCTGAGAAACGCGGGCTTCATTGTAAAAGCCTGA
- a CDS encoding ThiF family adenylyltransferase, whose protein sequence is MSIDLKVKELLADRFILKSFASGESVRVAPHAAIREISRDLGLDLNCVERAVFSVEAVPERYVRNLSTFSVEEQRRLFFSKVAMVGLGGLGGHLLESLVRCGVGHIVACDGDVFEPSNLNRQRLAAENSLYSKKSDAAFEMAREVNPAVFLDVRSDFIGADGFESFISGADLVADCLGGLEFREPLKKAAAKLGIPMVTASVAGWAGVVSTVYPGDRSPADFFGSDNGLEEELGTPVSAITTAVGVQSSEILKILSGKGAVLSGKAIMFDLGKMYFDTVMI, encoded by the coding sequence ATGAGTATCGATTTAAAAGTCAAGGAATTGCTGGCTGACCGTTTTATCCTTAAAAGCTTTGCTTCCGGTGAAAGTGTGCGTGTTGCTCCCCATGCTGCTATCCGTGAAATTTCACGGGACCTCGGGCTTGATCTTAATTGTGTTGAACGGGCAGTATTTTCCGTTGAAGCGGTTCCGGAGCGTTATGTCCGGAACCTTTCCACCTTCAGTGTTGAAGAGCAGCGCAGGTTGTTTTTTTCCAAAGTTGCCATGGTGGGGCTGGGCGGTCTGGGAGGGCATCTGCTGGAGTCTCTTGTGCGCTGCGGGGTGGGGCATATTGTTGCCTGTGACGGAGATGTTTTTGAGCCTTCCAATCTGAACAGGCAGCGGCTGGCTGCCGAAAATTCCCTGTACAGCAAAAAAAGTGATGCTGCTTTTGAGATGGCTCGCGAGGTCAATCCAGCTGTGTTTCTGGATGTGCGTTCCGATTTTATAGGAGCGGACGGTTTTGAATCGTTTATTTCCGGGGCAGATCTGGTGGCTGACTGTCTAGGAGGACTTGAGTTTCGGGAACCGCTGAAGAAGGCTGCTGCAAAGCTCGGTATCCCCATGGTGACTGCGTCTGTTGCCGGGTGGGCCGGAGTGGTTTCGACCGTTTATCCCGGAGACAGGTCTCCGGCGGATTTTTTCGGTTCGGATAACGGCTTGGAAGAGGAGTTAGGCACTCCGGTTTCTGCAATTACAACAGCTGTGGGAGTTCAGAGCAGCGAGATTTTAAAGATACTCAGCGGAAAAGGGGCAGTTCTTTCCGGTAAGGCCATTATGTTTGACCTTGGGAAAATGTATTTCGATACCGTAATGATCTAA
- a CDS encoding SpoIIE family protein phosphatase: MSDDSLVKTDEEIPKILVVDDSATMRNFLTRVLEGDYDVDTASDGVECITQYMKVKPCVILLDLLMPGMDGFAVIEKIRNVIKDQEVIIIVLTGQDEQEIKARALNSGANDYLTKPFHVVELKARVGVAIRQVMLTRQLQAANTSLQKAYNIIDDEVKLVARLQDKLLPTVVPVIEGLDIKSMYRPSGRASGDYYDVFGLEEGVVRVIMADVSGHGPQAAFIMAIVRTLFKADGANHNDLSDSLNQINSHLLDLIGKDSYFVTLFAADIDFNKGVMKYMSAGHCPTLVMLDGKMSDPLVAEVPPFGFFPVDVNLSECSFSSSLRLFLFTDGCYEWRMADDFFSLEPFVEIAEELMLENSLQLDGLEDILEEKTGVRPVFDDDVTALSINWSGAVGS; this comes from the coding sequence GTGAGTGATGATTCCCTTGTAAAGACGGATGAAGAGATTCCCAAAATTCTTGTAGTTGATGATTCTGCTACCATGAGGAATTTTTTGACCCGTGTTCTTGAAGGCGACTATGATGTGGATACCGCCTCCGATGGGGTTGAGTGCATTACTCAATATATGAAGGTTAAGCCCTGTGTCATCCTGCTGGATCTGCTTATGCCGGGTATGGACGGCTTTGCTGTTATTGAAAAAATTCGCAATGTAATAAAGGATCAGGAGGTCATCATCATTGTCCTCACCGGACAGGATGAGCAGGAGATCAAAGCCCGTGCATTGAACAGCGGGGCCAATGATTACCTTACAAAGCCTTTTCATGTGGTTGAACTCAAGGCGAGGGTGGGGGTTGCCATCAGACAGGTCATGCTGACCCGCCAGTTGCAGGCGGCCAATACCAGTCTGCAGAAAGCATATAATATTATTGACGACGAAGTTAAGCTGGTCGCCCGGTTGCAGGACAAGCTGCTGCCCACGGTCGTTCCGGTTATTGAAGGGCTTGATATCAAAAGCATGTATCGCCCTTCCGGACGGGCCAGCGGTGACTATTACGATGTCTTCGGCCTTGAAGAGGGTGTGGTCCGGGTGATTATGGCCGATGTCTCCGGGCATGGTCCGCAGGCAGCATTTATCATGGCCATCGTGCGTACGCTTTTCAAGGCTGATGGTGCCAACCACAATGATCTTTCCGACAGTCTGAACCAGATCAATTCCCATCTGCTGGATTTGATAGGCAAGGACAGTTACTTTGTTACCCTGTTCGCCGCTGATATTGATTTCAATAAAGGTGTGATGAAATATATGAGTGCCGGGCATTGCCCGACCCTTGTTATGCTGGACGGAAAGATGAGTGATCCTCTTGTTGCCGAGGTCCCGCCCTTTGGTTTTTTTCCGGTTGATGTAAACCTTTCTGAGTGCAGCTTTTCATCTTCGCTGCGACTGTTTTTGTTCACTGACGGGTGCTATGAGTGGCGTATGGCTGATGATTTTTTCAGCCTTGAGCCTTTTGTGGAGATCGCTGAGGAATTAATGCTTGAAAATTCACTGCAGCTGGACGGGCTTGAAGATATTCTTGAAGAGAAGACCGGTGTGCGGCCTGTTTTTGATGACGATGTTACCGCCCTTTCTATTAACTGGTCCGGTGCTGTCGGCAGTTAG
- a CDS encoding transporter substrate-binding domain-containing protein produces the protein MTKRLSKLFIILAVVFLLTPAEVSISSPLIITHSSSMPPISFINDEGEPDGLLIDFWNEWSRQSGIDIKFKLLPWKNSVQQTIDGDADINAGMYYSSSRAREMIFGDYIFHIQGGLFAAKDMVGSKILNRKESCGVIKGGYSKIFMQEKYPFTPLIIYNSAWDMYHAAAEGRLKLFVADFPVAAYQLHTLGITDRFQCLQKLYTRDIYPTVSKRNPKLIKRINLYIAAIPRKRKKAILQKWLDLKGKDDNHRRTAGIVTGLVLLVMGYLHRTQIMVALKALKGKIFTQA, from the coding sequence ATGACAAAACGACTCAGCAAATTATTCATCATCCTTGCAGTCGTTTTTCTTTTGACCCCTGCCGAAGTAAGTATTTCCTCCCCCCTGATCATCACCCACTCTTCGAGCATGCCCCCGATCTCATTCATCAACGATGAAGGAGAACCTGACGGGCTTCTTATTGATTTCTGGAATGAATGGTCCAGACAATCCGGCATCGACATAAAATTCAAGCTCCTGCCATGGAAGAATTCCGTACAGCAGACCATAGATGGAGACGCGGACATTAATGCCGGAATGTATTATTCCAGTTCGCGTGCCCGGGAAATGATCTTCGGAGACTATATTTTTCACATTCAAGGCGGACTGTTTGCAGCCAAAGACATGGTCGGGAGCAAGATACTGAACCGAAAAGAGAGCTGCGGGGTCATCAAGGGCGGATATTCAAAAATTTTCATGCAGGAAAAATATCCGTTTACCCCGCTCATAATTTATAATTCCGCATGGGATATGTATCATGCTGCCGCCGAAGGCAGATTGAAGCTGTTCGTTGCGGATTTTCCGGTAGCTGCATACCAGTTGCACACTCTGGGCATTACCGACAGATTTCAATGTCTGCAAAAATTATATACCAGAGACATTTACCCCACGGTAAGCAAGCGTAACCCGAAACTGATCAAAAGGATAAATCTATATATCGCGGCAATACCCCGGAAAAGAAAAAAGGCTATTCTTCAAAAATGGCTGGACCTGAAAGGCAAAGACGATAATCACCGCAGAACAGCGGGCATAGTTACAGGACTGGTCCTGCTGGTTATGGGCTATCTGCACCGGACCCAAATAATGGTTGCACTAAAAGCATTGAAAGGGAAAATATTTACACAAGCCTAA
- a CDS encoding FliI/YscN family ATPase, with the protein MADMKGCTRLLSAIDPCRSYGRVSKVIGLIAEGKGIKAPLGSVCHLIPEDKESPIAAEVVGFRDGACLFMPYGEMHGISPGSLIENSSTPPKIPVGMSLLGRAVDAFGEPIDGKGPIIPEAYNDLHRDPPNPLERPRIHEPLDVGVKAINGLLTLGKGQRMGIMAGSGVGKSTLLSMMARYTVADINVIALVGERGREVVEFIERDLGPEGLARSVLVIATSDKSPLIRMRAAYTATAIAEYFRDLNKDVLLMMDSVTRFAMAGREVGLAAGEPPTRGGYTPSVFAQLPKLLERAGKNQHGSITGIYTVLVDGDDFTEPIADAVRSILDGHIVLTRDLADQGHYPCIDVLKSVSRVRGDIVQGEIVAAGRKVLGQLATFRKVEDMVNIGAYQKGANPEIDTAIQMVPAINEFLQQLIEDKQTIDESFAKLMELSTAS; encoded by the coding sequence ATGGCCGACATGAAAGGCTGCACTAGACTTCTTTCCGCAATCGACCCCTGCCGCAGCTACGGTCGGGTCAGCAAGGTTATCGGCCTTATTGCCGAGGGTAAGGGCATCAAAGCCCCGCTGGGCTCGGTCTGCCACCTCATCCCCGAAGATAAAGAATCACCCATCGCCGCAGAAGTAGTCGGTTTTCGCGACGGTGCCTGCCTGTTCATGCCCTACGGGGAAATGCACGGCATCAGTCCCGGAAGCCTGATTGAAAACTCCAGCACCCCGCCCAAAATACCGGTAGGCATGAGTCTGCTGGGCCGGGCCGTGGATGCCTTCGGAGAACCTATTGACGGCAAAGGTCCGATCATTCCCGAAGCATACAACGACCTGCACCGTGACCCTCCCAACCCGCTGGAACGCCCGCGCATCCATGAACCGCTTGATGTGGGAGTTAAAGCCATTAACGGATTGCTGACATTGGGCAAAGGTCAGCGCATGGGCATCATGGCCGGTTCAGGCGTCGGTAAATCGACACTGCTTTCAATGATGGCCCGGTACACTGTGGCCGACATCAATGTTATCGCTCTGGTTGGCGAGCGCGGCCGTGAGGTAGTTGAATTCATTGAGCGCGATCTCGGCCCGGAAGGACTTGCCCGTTCAGTACTGGTTATCGCCACCTCTGATAAAAGCCCGCTCATCCGTATGCGTGCGGCATACACCGCCACCGCCATTGCTGAATATTTCCGTGATTTAAATAAAGATGTCCTGCTGATGATGGACTCGGTCACCCGCTTCGCCATGGCCGGTCGTGAAGTGGGACTTGCAGCAGGCGAACCTCCCACCCGTGGCGGTTATACCCCGTCAGTATTTGCCCAGCTCCCTAAGCTGCTGGAACGCGCCGGTAAAAACCAGCACGGCTCCATAACCGGAATCTACACCGTACTTGTTGACGGTGACGACTTCACCGAACCCATTGCCGATGCGGTGCGCTCAATCCTTGACGGACACATCGTACTCACCCGTGACCTTGCAGATCAGGGCCACTACCCGTGCATCGATGTTCTCAAAAGCGTCAGCCGTGTACGCGGAGATATTGTGCAGGGAGAAATTGTTGCCGCAGGGCGCAAGGTTCTCGGGCAGCTGGCTACTTTCCGCAAAGTAGAAGATATGGTTAATATCGGAGCCTATCAGAAAGGTGCCAACCCGGAAATCGACACCGCCATCCAGATGGTTCCGGCCATCAATGAATTTCTGCAACAGTTGATTGAAGACAAGCAGACCATAGATGAAAGCTTTGCGAAGCTGATGGAACTGTCAACTGCCAGCTAA
- a CDS encoding FliH/SctL family protein: MSLSNAEEDKFYTGRVIMGLDSNNKTQEMTIQEMEGKKKPTWNEDTDREYYERVKVKAQNMAKEIIAKAMAEAETIKANAQAEGYAAGQQQAAQEAEQHMIGFSQNVGQTLQAIQDQSHNIMMAQSADAISLVFMVIEKTLAVEMESRRQEILGALLDEALNRIDSLTQLVIKVSPADSDIIGPLLEHAKTEHPDLAKWRIKADPAIDNGGIIVEAADAMIENTVTSRWEGVQEILGQLAPGTGE, translated from the coding sequence ATGTCTTTGTCTAACGCAGAAGAAGACAAGTTCTACACCGGTAGGGTAATCATGGGTCTTGATTCCAATAACAAGACTCAGGAGATGACCATACAGGAAATGGAAGGCAAGAAAAAGCCGACCTGGAACGAAGACACCGACCGCGAATATTATGAGCGGGTCAAGGTTAAAGCCCAGAACATGGCCAAGGAAATTATTGCCAAGGCCATGGCTGAGGCGGAAACCATTAAAGCCAATGCTCAGGCTGAAGGTTATGCCGCAGGCCAGCAGCAGGCAGCTCAGGAAGCCGAGCAGCACATGATCGGCTTCAGCCAGAACGTGGGCCAGACTCTGCAGGCTATTCAGGACCAGTCACATAATATAATGATGGCCCAGTCCGCAGATGCAATCTCGCTGGTATTCATGGTCATCGAAAAGACACTGGCCGTGGAAATGGAATCCCGCAGGCAGGAAATTCTCGGCGCATTGCTTGATGAAGCCCTGAACCGCATTGACTCCCTGACCCAACTGGTCATCAAAGTCTCCCCTGCTGACAGCGACATAATCGGACCATTGCTGGAACATGCCAAGACAGAACACCCCGACCTCGCAAAGTGGCGGATCAAAGCCGATCCGGCCATTGATAACGGCGGAATTATTGTTGAAGCAGCTGATGCCATGATTGAGAACACCGTCACCTCCCGCTGGGAAGGAGTGCAGGAAATTCTCGGTCAGCTGGCACCCGGAACAGGAGAATAA
- the fliG gene encoding flagellar motor switch protein FliG, whose translation MSTPFTGNQKTAIVLLALGDKFTAETFKRMNRQEIADVSKAMLEMDSVPKEQVLEVLKEFNETLAYGAELLMGGADQVKRLLSKSLDEETAKYILDKLDLESGPAPFQELQNVSPKILAQILRNEHPQTLALIIGHLHPDQAADLISNLPGGVRAEVLMRLAKLEAVAEEMLMEVDRVLQSQLIAMGGKEGKKVGGVPAVAEILNAVDRSTEEEVLSEIEEESTQMAEEIRNLMFVFEDIKGLDDRAIRELLKEVSNEELTTALKGASDDLQELFFKNMSERASNMIREDLEIMGPVKLSDVEGAQQNIVKNIRRLEDEGRIMISRGSGDVFV comes from the coding sequence TTGTCTACGCCGTTCACCGGTAACCAGAAAACAGCAATCGTACTTCTTGCCCTCGGGGACAAGTTTACTGCTGAAACCTTCAAACGCATGAACCGTCAGGAAATTGCCGACGTGTCAAAAGCCATGCTGGAGATGGATTCAGTTCCCAAAGAACAGGTTCTGGAAGTACTCAAAGAGTTCAACGAAACTCTGGCATACGGTGCAGAACTCCTCATGGGCGGAGCCGATCAGGTCAAAAGGCTGCTCAGCAAATCCCTTGATGAGGAAACCGCCAAATACATTCTGGATAAACTTGACCTTGAAAGCGGCCCGGCCCCGTTTCAGGAACTCCAGAATGTCAGCCCCAAGATTCTGGCCCAGATACTCAGAAACGAGCACCCGCAGACGCTGGCCCTCATTATCGGCCATCTGCACCCGGATCAGGCAGCGGACCTTATATCCAACCTGCCCGGCGGCGTAAGAGCCGAAGTGCTCATGAGACTTGCCAAGCTGGAGGCTGTTGCAGAAGAAATGCTCATGGAAGTGGACCGGGTGCTGCAGAGTCAGCTCATCGCCATGGGCGGCAAGGAAGGCAAGAAAGTGGGCGGCGTACCCGCAGTAGCGGAAATCCTCAACGCCGTAGACCGCTCCACAGAAGAGGAAGTTCTTTCAGAAATCGAGGAAGAATCCACCCAGATGGCCGAAGAAATCAGGAACCTCATGTTCGTTTTCGAAGACATCAAGGGGCTGGACGACCGCGCGATCCGCGAACTGCTCAAGGAAGTTTCCAACGAAGAGCTCACCACCGCACTCAAGGGTGCCTCCGACGATTTACAGGAGCTCTTCTTCAAGAACATGTCCGAGCGTGCTTCCAACATGATCCGCGAAGACCTCGAAATCATGGGACCTGTGAAACTTTCCGATGTGGAAGGCGCACAGCAGAATATCGTTAAAAACATCCGCCGCCTCGAGGACGAGGGCCGGATCATGATCAGCAGAGGTTCAGGAGATGTCTTTGTCTAA
- the fliF gene encoding flagellar basal-body MS-ring/collar protein FliF — MPNFITEYLSKFQGFWSDRTVSQRIMIGGLAATVVIAFILMVFWLNQTEYRVLYTKLYAEDASRVVSILQSTKEPYKIQDNGSTILVPADRVYDLRLKIAGEGALHGQGIGYEIFDEVQIGQTDFIQRINYQRALQGELARTISEFPQVERARVHLVLPSKSLFIEEQVDPSASVVLKLKEGEKLADKQIKGVLNLVVMSVEGLKPAHVTITDMRGQVLYQPEDDGGLGLNITNSQLEYKSGLESKIEQRIQRLLMPIVGPDKVIAKVNADLDFRQRTIKTEAYDPDGQVARSEQTSEETTRGTANVDGGVPEANFRGDGFTGTATTQDSTRETRTTNYEINKEEQQIIVPVGELKRLSVAVVVDGTYVKDPDTGEMTYVPRSEEEMQRIRELVSSAVGYDEVRGDIVEVSNMSFGMQDMFGDEGLMRTMLEYAQRLGKPFLNGLLIFLFLILVVRPVVMALIKPRVAEEEIDEFAGLPEAGERLAIDESDLDEEALDTARRLENAKAQALQLSEKNMDQAVQVLKSWLKQQEAA, encoded by the coding sequence ATGCCAAATTTCATCACCGAGTATCTGAGTAAGTTTCAAGGTTTCTGGTCTGACCGCACAGTTTCGCAGCGGATCATGATCGGCGGACTGGCGGCTACAGTTGTAATCGCCTTCATCCTCATGGTTTTCTGGCTCAACCAGACCGAATACCGGGTCCTCTACACCAAGCTCTACGCAGAAGACGCATCCCGCGTTGTTTCCATCCTGCAGTCCACCAAAGAGCCCTACAAAATTCAGGACAACGGCTCCACAATTCTGGTTCCCGCAGACAGGGTTTACGACCTGCGTCTGAAAATCGCCGGTGAAGGCGCACTTCACGGTCAGGGAATCGGTTATGAAATTTTCGATGAGGTCCAGATCGGACAGACGGATTTCATTCAGCGAATAAACTACCAGCGCGCCCTGCAGGGTGAACTGGCACGTACAATCAGTGAATTTCCGCAGGTTGAGCGGGCCAGAGTCCATCTGGTACTTCCCTCCAAGTCCCTCTTTATTGAAGAACAGGTTGATCCTTCCGCTTCCGTAGTACTTAAGCTCAAGGAAGGCGAAAAACTTGCCGACAAGCAGATCAAGGGTGTTCTTAACCTCGTGGTCATGTCTGTTGAGGGACTTAAGCCCGCACATGTAACTATTACTGATATGCGCGGACAGGTTCTCTACCAGCCTGAAGATGACGGCGGACTGGGCCTGAACATCACCAACAGCCAGCTTGAATACAAGTCCGGCCTTGAGTCAAAAATCGAACAGCGCATCCAGCGTCTGCTCATGCCCATCGTCGGCCCGGACAAAGTTATTGCCAAGGTTAACGCGGATCTCGATTTCAGACAGCGCACCATCAAGACAGAAGCATACGATCCGGACGGTCAGGTGGCTCGCTCTGAACAGACCAGTGAAGAAACCACCCGCGGCACCGCCAACGTAGATGGCGGCGTACCCGAAGCAAACTTTCGCGGTGACGGTTTCACCGGAACTGCTACAACTCAGGACTCCACCCGTGAAACCCGCACCACCAACTATGAAATCAACAAAGAAGAACAGCAGATCATCGTTCCTGTAGGCGAACTGAAACGTCTCAGCGTAGCGGTTGTTGTTGACGGAACATATGTAAAAGACCCCGATACAGGTGAAATGACCTACGTACCCCGCTCTGAAGAAGAAATGCAGCGCATCCGGGAACTGGTCAGCTCCGCAGTAGGATATGATGAAGTGCGCGGTGACATCGTAGAGGTTTCCAATATGTCCTTCGGCATGCAGGATATGTTCGGCGACGAAGGCCTCATGCGCACCATGCTCGAATACGCACAGCGTCTCGGCAAGCCTTTCCTCAACGGCCTCCTGATCTTCCTCTTCCTGATCCTCGTGGTACGCCCGGTAGTCATGGCTCTGATCAAGCCCCGTGTGGCTGAAGAAGAGATTGACGAATTCGCAGGACTGCCCGAAGCAGGCGAAAGACTCGCAATTGATGAAAGCGACCTTGACGAAGAGGCTCTTGATACGGCACGTAGACTGGAGAACGCCAAGGCTCAGGCTCTGCAACTCTCGGAAAAGAACATGGATCAGGCTGTGCAGGTGCTGAAGAGCTGGCTGAAGCAGCAGGAGGCAGCTTAA
- the fliE gene encoding flagellar hook-basal body complex protein FliE, whose protein sequence is MSIRNVAMQAYTNAIQNQQKFDKKFDKTMDLHKPEPNSFAETMTNSIQGVNDLQGQKKQMIEEFASGKTQNVHELMISMQKASVAMTMTSTVRTKVMTAYQEVMKMPF, encoded by the coding sequence ATGTCCATTAGAAACGTAGCAATGCAGGCATACACCAATGCCATCCAGAACCAGCAGAAGTTTGACAAAAAGTTCGACAAGACCATGGACCTTCACAAGCCCGAGCCGAACTCTTTTGCCGAAACAATGACCAACTCCATCCAGGGTGTTAACGACCTGCAGGGCCAGAAAAAACAGATGATCGAAGAATTTGCTTCCGGCAAAACCCAGAACGTCCATGAACTCATGATCTCTATGCAAAAAGCCAGCGTTGCCATGACCATGACCAGTACTGTACGCACCAAAGTAATGACTGCGTATCAGGAAGTCATGAAAATGCCTTTCTAA
- the flgC gene encoding flagellar basal body rod protein FlgC → MNFFTALDIGASGLKAQREYLNVVSMNMANARTTRTAEGGPYRRKSVSMESSPVLSPFETAMNQQMNQQLRGVTVRGIVSDTRPFKEVYEPNHPDANSKGIVRYPDINVVEEMVNMINISRSYEANAQSVDSAKRMFNRALRIGMGQ, encoded by the coding sequence ATGAACTTCTTCACAGCACTTGATATCGGAGCTTCAGGGCTGAAAGCCCAAAGGGAGTACCTGAACGTTGTATCCATGAACATGGCTAACGCCAGGACTACACGGACAGCCGAGGGCGGCCCCTACCGCCGTAAAAGTGTTTCCATGGAGTCCAGCCCTGTACTCTCCCCTTTTGAAACCGCCATGAACCAGCAGATGAATCAGCAGCTTCGCGGCGTAACCGTCAGGGGCATTGTTTCCGACACCCGCCCCTTCAAGGAAGTATATGAACCCAACCACCCGGACGCGAACTCAAAAGGAATCGTCAGATATCCGGACATCAACGTGGTTGAAGAAATGGTCAACATGATCAACATCAGCAGATCATACGAAGCCAATGCGCAGTCTGTTGACTCCGCCAAAAGAATGTTCAACCGCGCACTGCGCATAGGAATGGGCCAGTAG
- the flgB gene encoding flagellar basal body rod protein FlgB, with protein MKGLFGSHIELTGKVLDLRLQRQNLVSSNLANVNTPGYKEKRLEFEEDLQKAMGLDAKGKMTRTSNMHIPNAFDADKFSGDVLSNFEPRVIHGESRVDMDKEMVAMAKNTLYYNALSQVIGKNFQGMNKIIQSGAR; from the coding sequence ATGAAAGGACTTTTCGGAAGCCACATAGAATTGACAGGCAAAGTACTCGACCTGAGACTCCAGCGTCAAAACCTCGTCTCCTCCAATCTGGCTAACGTCAACACCCCAGGATACAAGGAGAAACGCCTTGAATTTGAAGAAGACCTTCAAAAAGCAATGGGCCTTGATGCCAAAGGGAAAATGACCAGAACCAGCAACATGCATATCCCCAATGCATTTGATGCAGACAAATTTTCCGGGGATGTTCTTTCCAACTTCGAACCCAGAGTCATCCACGGTGAAAGCCGGGTCGATATGGATAAAGAAATGGTCGCCATGGCCAAAAACACCTTGTACTACAATGCCCTCTCCCAGGTCATCGGGAAGAATTTTCAGGGCATGAACAAGATCATCCAGAGCGGAGCAAGATAA
- a CDS encoding tetratricopeptide repeat protein, translated as MSHLDYEINKELGECYLFMGELDKAEDYYKKAAGSNGVHPDPYIGLATIAVQRGEYDAAMSLYEKAHQVEATDKSFAGMGLIQMETSRQEEAFENFSQALDSNISNMVALFGMIRIGHEAERMAEAVPYLEKFLEVDPEKHEVRYSLAGLYICMEQKDKAVEQLEMILEKDPANEAAKELLSQI; from the coding sequence ATGAGTCATTTAGATTATGAAATTAACAAGGAACTCGGTGAGTGTTATCTGTTCATGGGTGAACTGGATAAGGCTGAAGATTACTACAAGAAGGCTGCCGGCTCCAACGGCGTGCATCCCGATCCTTACATCGGTCTTGCAACCATCGCGGTTCAGCGTGGCGAGTATGACGCTGCCATGTCCCTGTACGAAAAAGCTCACCAGGTAGAAGCTACCGACAAGAGCTTTGCCGGTATGGGACTGATTCAGATGGAAACCTCCCGTCAGGAAGAAGCTTTTGAAAACTTTTCTCAGGCACTTGACAGCAACATCAGCAACATGGTTGCTCTTTTCGGTATGATCAGGATTGGTCACGAGGCTGAAAGAATGGCTGAAGCTGTTCCTTACCTCGAAAAATTCCTTGAAGTTGATCCTGAGAAGCACGAAGTCCGTTACTCCCTCGCAGGTCTTTACATCTGCATGGAGCAAAAGGACAAAGCTGTCGAGCAGCTTGAAATGATCCTTGAAAAGGATCCCGCAAATGAAGCGGCTAAGGAACTGCTGAGCCAGATTTAG